The DNA sequence ACGGGGACAGGTAGCGACCTACGGGCAGATCGCGGCATGGCTCGGCTTTCCCCGGCATGCGCGCATGGTCGGACACGCGCTCCGGAGCGTGCCGTCCGGCGTGCCCTGGCACCGGGTGGTCAACGCGAGGGGCGGGATCAGCCGTCGCGCGGCCGTGGGCAGCGTGGTGACGCAGCGGATCCTCCTCGAGCAGGAGGGCGTGCGCTTGCACCGAGGCCGCGTGGCCCTGGCCCGCCACGGCTGGGAAGGGCCGATGAGACGGCGCCCGCGATGGGACCCTCGACCTGAGCGGCGCGGCTCGCGAACAACGAAGCGGACTTACGGAGGATGACATGCGCCTCGGCTTGAACATGGGCTACTCGGGCTCCGCGCTCCGCATCGATATGCCCCTCGTCCTGGAGGCCGACCGGCTGGGCTTTTCCTCCGTGTGGTCGGCCGAGGCCTATGGTTCCGACGCCGTGACGACCATCACCTGGGTGGCCGCGCTGACCAAGCAGATCGGCGTGGGGACAGCCATCATGCAGATTCCCGCCCGGACCCCCACGTTGACGGCGACCACGGCGCTCACTCTCGACGAGCTGTCGGGCGGCCGCTTTCGCCTGGGGCTCGGCGTCTCGGGGCCGCAGGTGGTCGAAGGCTGGCACGGCGTACCCTTCGGCAAGCCGCTCCAGCGCACGCGGGAGTACGTCGAGATCGTCCGCTCGGTGTGGCGGCGCGAGAAGCCCGTCGAGTTCAAGGGGCAGTACTACCAGATCCCGTACGCGGGCACGGACGCGACCGGACTGGGGAAGCCGCTCAAGTCCATCCTCCACGGCCGCGCGGACATTCCCATCTATCTCGCCGCCATAGGGCCGAGGAACGTGGCCCTGGCCGCCGAGATCGCCGACGGCTGGCTGCCCGTCATCTTCTCGCCTCAGCGCATGGCCGTCTTCAAGGAGTCGCTCGAGTCGGGCTTCGCGCGCGCGGGCGGCGGCAAGTCCCTCGCCCGCTTCGACCTCGCGCCCACCGTGCCCGTCGTGCTGGGCGACGATGTCGCCGCCTGCCGGGCCATGGTCAAGCCGCGCCTCGCCCTCTACGTGGGCGGCATGGGGGCGCGCGGGCGCAACTTCTACAACGATCTCGTGTGCCGCTATGGCTATGAGGGCCCCGCCAAGACCATCCAGGACCTCTATCTCTCCGGCAAGAAGGAGGAAGCGGCCGCGGCGGTGCCGGACGCCCTCGTGGACGAGGTGGCGCTCTGCGGCCCTCGTGAGCGCATCCGCGAGCGCCTCGAGGTCTGGAAGTCCTCCGGCGTGAC is a window from the Candidatus Methylomirabilota bacterium genome containing:
- a CDS encoding MGMT family protein: RGQVATYGQIAAWLGFPRHARMVGHALRSVPSGVPWHRVVNARGGISRRAAVGSVVTQRILLEQEGVRLHRGRVALARHGWEGPMRRRPRWDPRPERRGSRTTKRTYGG
- a CDS encoding LLM class F420-dependent oxidoreductase → MRLGLNMGYSGSALRIDMPLVLEADRLGFSSVWSAEAYGSDAVTTITWVAALTKQIGVGTAIMQIPARTPTLTATTALTLDELSGGRFRLGLGVSGPQVVEGWHGVPFGKPLQRTREYVEIVRSVWRREKPVEFKGQYYQIPYAGTDATGLGKPLKSILHGRADIPIYLAAIGPRNVALAAEIADGWLPVIFSPQRMAVFKESLESGFARAGGGKSLARFDLAPTVPVVLGDDVAACRAMVKPRLALYVGGMGARGRNFYNDLVCRYGYEGPAKTIQDLYLSGKKEEAAAAVPDALVDEVALCGPRERIRERLEVWKSSGVTTLICGVGQVEALRAMAELAL